In Scylla paramamosain isolate STU-SP2022 chromosome 29, ASM3559412v1, whole genome shotgun sequence, a genomic segment contains:
- the LOC135115281 gene encoding oplophorus-luciferin 2-monooxygenase non-catalytic subunit-like: MNGSIPLLLCLLLSTSRGEEEKDTLQTSRTSLTLKSQEMSCPEAADILPCVCKHEEALSLECSGVEDEAQLRQVFRAYFPTTAFYEFYMDGNKGVRVLEDGVFGSVSFQVLQVLNSALETVRDDALTPSLRTLTHINVADSPLAVFPFHRLQEFTLLGSMSLMNCDVHSLPPLSSASLKLLYLNANSISHLTPDVFSLLTAVQNIDLTENHLTDIEAGTFTSIPRLSSLSLSTNMLSSLPRLTFALAATQDAPGWLRLDHNNIDSVEVDAFKGVQAPSYIELSHNALTTLQEAVWRPVMARGVTVMLQGNALSCGCVIAWLVRDPTLLTKAQGARCADGRWLTDLDPADFDICG; this comes from the exons ATGAACGGCTCTATACCACTTCTcctgtgcctcctcctctccaccagtcgcggggaggaggagaaggacaccCTACAGACCTCACGAACCTCACTGACGCTAAAGTCCCAAGAAATGTCGTGTCCTGAAGCTGCAGACAtcttgccgtgtgtgtgtaaacatgaGGAAGCGCTGAGTCTGGAGTGCTCAGGTGTGGAGGACGAGGCGCAGCTCCGTCAGGTATTCAGAGCCTACTTCCCCACCACGGCCTTCTATGAGTTCTACATGGACGGCAATAAGGGCGTGAGGGTGCTGGAGGATGGCGTGTTCGGTAGCGTTAGTTTCCAAGTCCTGCAGGTTCTTAATAGTGCACTGGAGACGGTGAGGGACGATGCGCTCACTCCAAGTCTTCGTACGCTCACTCACATCAACGTGGCCGACTCCCCGCTCGCTGTGTTCCCCTTCCACAGGCTGCAGGAGTTCACGTTGCTGGGAAGTATGTCGCTTATGAACTGTGATGTGCATTCCCTGCCGCCCCTCTCCTCCGCGTCACTCAAGCTCCTCTACCTCAACGCAAACTCCATCTCGCACCTCACGCCCGATGTCTTCTCGCTCCTCACCGCCGTGCAGAACATTGACTTGACCGAGAACCACCTGACGGACATCGAGGCGG gcaCCTTCACCAGCATCCCACGTCTCTCCAGCCTGAGTCTCTCCACCAACATGCTCAGCTCCCTGCCCCGCCTCACCTTCGCCCTGGCCGCCACGCAGGACGCCCCCGGCTGGCTGCGCCTCGACCACAACAACATCGACTCCGTGGAGGTTGACGCGTTcaagg gtgtGCAGGCGCCATCCTACATTGAACTCAGCCACAACGCCCTCACCACGCTGCAGGAGGCGGTGTGGCGACCCGTGATGGCGAGGGGCGTCACGGTGATGCTTCAAG GCAATGCTCTCTCCTGCGGCTGCGTCATCGCCTGGCTGGTAAGAGATCCTactctcctgacgaaggcacaGGGGGCTCGCTGCGCTGATGGGAGGTGGCTGACGGACCTCGACCCTGCTGATTTCGATATATGTGGCTGA